From the Peromyscus leucopus breed LL Stock chromosome 8b, UCI_PerLeu_2.1, whole genome shotgun sequence genome, one window contains:
- the LOC114691469 gene encoding uncharacterized protein LOC114691469 isoform X2: MREREEGTRVPGAGRVTARPRSIMGLVVRLVEPSFSDDQRRSGTDFLKGRTESRARPKRRPYLDVRHRIGKRMSNGAKKTVLPLHCSARIGMRLSKDSSRWQPPTSTPWGSLPKGNDWVQMASFLNDQSRRALPQGSLADGGESANGLCGSQLQLLKEPRHPGREMDRDVHRAVFKYRIDCLIVSKWLTLLSFSGHSPLGWDWILSPGVS; this comes from the exons ATgcgggagagagaggaggggacccGGGTGCCCGGAGCTGGGCGAGTTACAGCTCGGCCCCGCAGCATCATGGGGCTTGTAGTCCGCCTGGTGGAACCGAGCTTTTCGGATGACCAGAGACGGTCTGGAACTGATTTCCTGAAAGGGAGGACAGAGAGTCGGGCCCGGCCGAAACGGAGGCCTTACTTGGATGTCAG ACATCGCATTGGGAAGAGAATGTCTAACGGGGCGAAGAAGACCGTCCTTCCCCTCCATTGCTCAGCAAGAATCGGGATGAGGCTGAGCAAAGACAGCAGCAGGTGGcagcctcccacctccaccccatggGGGTCCCTGCCTAAGGGAAATGACTGGGTCCAGATGGCCTCCTTCCTGAATGACCAGAGCAGACGAGCCCTTCCACAAGGATCCCTTGCAGACGGTGGTGAGAGTGCAAATGGCCTCTGTGGCAGCCAACTGCAACTGTTAAAAGAACCCAGACACCCTGGAAGAGAAATGGATCGTGATGTCCACAGAGCTGTGTTTAAATACCGCATCGACTGCTTGATCGTAAGCAAATGGCTTACACTTCTGAGTTTCTCGGGCCACTCGCCTCTTGGATGGGATTGGATACTATCTCCTGGGGTGAGCTAA
- the LOC114691469 gene encoding uncharacterized protein LOC114691469 isoform X1, whose translation MREREEGTRVPGAGRVTARPRSIMGLVVRLVEPSFSDDQRRSGTDFLKGRTESRARPKRRPYLDVRKLNPSSRHRIGKRMSNGAKKTVLPLHCSARIGMRLSKDSSRWQPPTSTPWGSLPKGNDWVQMASFLNDQSRRALPQGSLADGGESANGLCGSQLQLLKEPRHPGREMDRDVHRAVFKYRIDCLIVSKWLTLLSFSGHSPLGWDWILSPGVS comes from the exons ATgcgggagagagaggaggggacccGGGTGCCCGGAGCTGGGCGAGTTACAGCTCGGCCCCGCAGCATCATGGGGCTTGTAGTCCGCCTGGTGGAACCGAGCTTTTCGGATGACCAGAGACGGTCTGGAACTGATTTCCTGAAAGGGAGGACAGAGAGTCGGGCCCGGCCGAAACGGAGGCCTTACTTGGATGTCAG AAAATTAAACCCATCTTCCAGACATCGCATTGGGAAGAGAATGTCTAACGGGGCGAAGAAGACCGTCCTTCCCCTCCATTGCTCAGCAAGAATCGGGATGAGGCTGAGCAAAGACAGCAGCAGGTGGcagcctcccacctccaccccatggGGGTCCCTGCCTAAGGGAAATGACTGGGTCCAGATGGCCTCCTTCCTGAATGACCAGAGCAGACGAGCCCTTCCACAAGGATCCCTTGCAGACGGTGGTGAGAGTGCAAATGGCCTCTGTGGCAGCCAACTGCAACTGTTAAAAGAACCCAGACACCCTGGAAGAGAAATGGATCGTGATGTCCACAGAGCTGTGTTTAAATACCGCATCGACTGCTTGATCGTAAGCAAATGGCTTACACTTCTGAGTTTCTCGGGCCACTCGCCTCTTGGATGGGATTGGATACTATCTCCTGGGGTGAGCTAA